From Chryseobacterium sp. H1D6B, a single genomic window includes:
- a CDS encoding Crp/Fnr family transcriptional regulator — protein MEEFIEQINTYYPLSPETVSALMKICTEEKFNKNELILEAGMPARYYYFIQSGLAGYYILDEQGNSVYKIFFDENSFVASTSAIIKNRPSDFTIIALEDCRVIKYPVKAYRELLVKHHDLALFHIHYLEKNWVVKKEPLEISLKYETAKQRYLSLAANQSLYSRLKQHHIASYLGVTPTQLSRIRKELKL, from the coding sequence TTGGAAGAATTTATAGAACAAATTAACACCTATTATCCACTGTCGCCGGAAACTGTATCAGCTCTTATGAAGATCTGCACGGAAGAAAAATTTAATAAAAATGAACTGATCTTAGAAGCCGGAATGCCTGCCCGCTATTATTATTTCATCCAATCCGGACTGGCAGGATATTATATTCTTGACGAGCAAGGAAACAGTGTTTATAAAATCTTCTTTGACGAGAATAGTTTCGTAGCTTCAACATCCGCTATCATAAAAAACCGTCCCAGCGATTTTACTATTATTGCACTGGAAGACTGCCGTGTTATAAAATATCCTGTTAAAGCTTACCGGGAGCTTCTCGTAAAACATCATGACCTTGCTTTATTTCATATTCATTATTTAGAAAAAAATTGGGTGGTAAAAAAAGAACCGCTGGAAATCTCTTTAAAATATGAAACCGCTAAACAGCGCTATCTGTCATTAGCAGCCAATCAATCTCTTTACAGCCGTCTGAAACAGCACCATATTGCTTCTTATCTGGGAGTTACTCCTACACAGCTGAGCCGCATAAGAAAAGAACTGAAATTATAA
- a CDS encoding chloride channel protein yields the protein MKIHNKRKYHSFLKFKRDFQKYGLEKARSYEIILHWLNTRLTRNQFLILSGIIVGCTAGLAGVVLKTLVHSIHHFIVTKVHFEYQILFYVVFPFLGIVLTTIVVLTIFKGQDRKGIGAILYEIAQNSSVVSSVKMYSQVVQSAITVGLGGSAGLESPIAVTGAAIGSNFAQTYKLGYKERTLLLAAGATAGIASAFNAPIAGIMFAFEILLTGVVFSDFIPLVVAAVCGSLLSRILLQEDVLFRFHTREPFNYHNVPYYLILGIVTGLYARYFVVMSQKVEHFIKKSKISRLRKAMIGGAALSLLCVFFPPLFGEGYETIKAFTDGNLHSIIENSFFRYFEIGNWTVIIFLILICVLKAFATSITIFSGGNGGNFAPSLFAGGTLGFLFAMICKQIGFEDVPVTNLVLVGMAGAMSGVLYAPLTAIFLIAESSFGYDLFLPLMIVSVISYLIAKWFSAVSPELKSLADQGKIFTHEHDKNLMSSLRTKDLIDLDSQIINENAPITDLYELIKNGSKNIFAIVDHENILKGILTLDDLRPLLFNKDKDASITILQLMKAPPAVIHTEDEPLEIIQVFDETGVWNLPVVNDSNEFVGFISKSTILTSYRQLLKEYSE from the coding sequence ATGAAAATTCATAACAAAAGAAAGTATCATAGTTTTTTAAAATTCAAAAGAGATTTTCAAAAATATGGACTTGAAAAAGCCAGAAGTTATGAGATTATTCTTCATTGGCTGAACACCAGGCTAACCCGGAACCAGTTTCTTATCCTTTCCGGTATCATTGTAGGATGCACTGCGGGATTGGCAGGAGTTGTTCTGAAAACACTGGTTCACTCTATCCATCATTTTATCGTCACTAAAGTTCATTTTGAGTATCAGATTCTTTTTTATGTAGTCTTTCCTTTTTTAGGGATTGTGCTTACGACGATTGTCGTTCTTACGATATTTAAAGGTCAGGACAGAAAAGGAATCGGTGCTATTCTTTATGAGATCGCCCAAAATTCTAGTGTTGTTTCTTCGGTGAAGATGTATTCACAGGTTGTTCAGAGTGCAATTACGGTGGGGCTTGGAGGTTCTGCAGGTCTTGAAAGTCCTATTGCGGTTACCGGTGCAGCCATCGGCTCCAATTTTGCTCAGACCTACAAACTCGGTTATAAAGAAAGAACTTTACTGCTGGCCGCGGGTGCTACTGCGGGTATTGCTTCAGCATTCAATGCACCAATTGCGGGAATAATGTTTGCTTTTGAAATACTGCTTACCGGCGTTGTCTTTTCAGATTTTATTCCTTTAGTAGTTGCAGCAGTCTGTGGAAGCCTTCTGTCCAGAATACTGCTTCAGGAAGATGTACTTTTCAGATTCCATACCCGGGAGCCTTTCAATTATCACAATGTACCCTACTATCTTATCCTTGGAATAGTAACCGGTTTATATGCCCGGTATTTTGTTGTGATGTCTCAAAAAGTAGAACATTTTATTAAAAAATCTAAAATATCCCGTCTTCGTAAAGCAATGATCGGAGGTGCGGCTTTATCCTTATTATGTGTATTTTTTCCTCCTCTGTTTGGAGAAGGCTATGAAACAATAAAAGCTTTTACGGACGGAAATCTGCATTCTATCATTGAAAATAGTTTTTTCAGATACTTTGAAATAGGAAACTGGACGGTTATTATTTTTTTAATTTTAATCTGTGTTCTTAAAGCTTTTGCGACTTCGATCACTATTTTCAGTGGTGGGAACGGAGGTAATTTTGCCCCTTCCCTTTTTGCCGGCGGTACATTGGGATTCCTATTTGCTATGATCTGCAAACAGATCGGTTTTGAAGATGTTCCGGTAACGAATCTTGTACTTGTAGGAATGGCTGGTGCGATGAGCGGCGTTTTGTATGCACCTCTTACAGCTATATTTCTGATCGCTGAATCCAGTTTTGGATATGATTTATTTCTTCCTTTAATGATTGTCTCTGTGATATCTTATCTTATTGCAAAATGGTTTTCCGCAGTATCTCCAGAGCTAAAATCACTGGCAGATCAGGGAAAAATATTTACTCATGAACATGATAAAAATCTAATGTCTTCTTTACGCACAAAAGACCTGATCGACCTGGATTCTCAAATTATCAATGAAAATGCGCCTATCACAGATTTATATGAATTGATAAAAAACGGAAGCAAGAATATCTTTGCGATTGTAGATCATGAAAATATATTGAAAGGAATTTTAACGCTGGATGATCTTCGTCCCCTGCTTTTTAATAAAGATAAAGATGCGTCAATAACAATCCTGCAGCTGATGAAAGCACCGCCGGCTGTTATTCATACAGAAGATGAACCGCTGGAAATCATTCAGGTTTTTGACGAGACAGGGGTATGGAATCTGCCTGTAGTAAATGACAGTAATGAGTTTGTAGGTTTTATATCAAAATCAACTATTTTAACGAGCTACAGACAGCTTTTAAAAGAATATTCAGAATAG
- a CDS encoding DoxX family protein: protein MIKKKNILADRLKDLPLLFIRLILAYGFFNPALMKLKDIHGIADWFESIGIPFPLFNAYLTAVTEILGVILLMLGLFSRFISIPLLITMIVAVITVHGTNGFEAGENGFEIPLYYMIMLFTLVVYGSGKISLDYLLFDYKCKTESCKVKKN, encoded by the coding sequence ATGATTAAGAAAAAAAACATTTTGGCTGATAGACTAAAAGATCTGCCTCTCCTTTTTATCCGTTTAATTCTAGCATACGGATTTTTTAATCCTGCTTTAATGAAACTAAAAGACATTCATGGTATTGCAGACTGGTTTGAAAGTATTGGCATTCCTTTTCCATTATTTAATGCTTATTTAACAGCAGTTACAGAAATACTGGGTGTAATTTTGCTTATGTTAGGTTTATTTTCACGATTTATTTCAATTCCTTTACTCATCACAATGATCGTTGCTGTTATAACTGTTCATGGTACTAATGGTTTTGAGGCGGGAGAAAACGGTTTCGAAATTCCACTGTACTATATGATAATGCTGTTTACTTTGGTGGTGTATGGTTCAGGAAAAATTAGTTTAGATTATCTACTGTTTGATTATAAATGTAAAACTGAGAGCTGTAAAGTGAAAAAAAACTAA
- a CDS encoding putative DNA-binding domain-containing protein, with product MPNLKNETFTVQKELGKYCRTGFNEPSTSIQEHTFHYRRLVFNVIKDTLKTAFPMTRKLIGRKRWKKTVAYFFENHKCRTPQVWRLPQEFSDYFQDHDFPFKKKFLFLKELLQYEWLEIEIFMMEDLPVPLFNKNRTSEESIFVPNPEIRILFLEYPIHSKNSKQISEKDKGQYFASIHRDYNTKQVKYNDLSYPFVEILIEMNEGLITKNRIIEILMKYETKKEIVLKIFDEFETFALEHNIILGYKNK from the coding sequence ATGCCAAATTTGAAAAACGAAACATTCACGGTACAGAAAGAATTAGGAAAATACTGCAGAACAGGGTTCAATGAACCCTCAACAAGTATTCAGGAGCATACTTTTCATTATAGAAGACTTGTGTTTAATGTAATAAAAGATACGCTTAAAACGGCATTTCCGATGACAAGAAAATTAATAGGCAGGAAGAGATGGAAAAAGACGGTTGCTTATTTTTTTGAAAACCATAAGTGCAGGACACCCCAGGTCTGGAGGCTTCCCCAAGAGTTTAGTGACTACTTTCAGGATCATGATTTTCCATTTAAAAAAAAGTTTTTATTTTTAAAAGAACTTCTTCAGTACGAATGGTTAGAAATAGAGATTTTCATGATGGAAGATCTGCCGGTTCCTTTATTTAATAAAAACAGAACATCAGAAGAAAGTATTTTCGTACCGAATCCGGAAATTAGAATATTATTCTTAGAATATCCTATTCATAGTAAGAATAGTAAACAAATTTCAGAAAAAGATAAAGGGCAGTATTTTGCTTCCATACATCGTGATTATAACACTAAACAAGTGAAGTACAACGATCTTTCTTATCCTTTTGTAGAAATTTTAATCGAAATGAATGAAGGGCTAATTACCAAGAACAGAATTATTGAAATTTTGATGAAATATGAAACTAAAAAAGAGATTGTCTTGAAAATATTTGATGAGTTCGAGACATTTGCTTTAGAGCATAATATCATATTAGGATATAAAAATAAATAA
- a CDS encoding DUF692 domain-containing protein, whose amino-acid sequence MVGIGYRKEFSKEFLDSDILKPDFVEVAPENWMGIGGHWKQELNKVLDKFPLYCHGLSLSVGSPEGIDIDFVKKVKTFLDDTQAVLYSEHLTFSKVDNAHLYDLLPIPFTQEAVERVSENIIKVQDLLGRRLILENGSYYTVLKAEMTEEDFINEIVKKTDCELLLDVNNVYVNAFNHQYDASEFISKMPLNKVKYIHMAGHYQVDEKLIIDTHGAAIIDPVFELFSYTMSKLKREVPVLLERDFNIPELASLQNEIEKLKCIKSTVLNPELLCQI is encoded by the coding sequence ATGGTAGGAATAGGTTATCGAAAGGAGTTTTCAAAAGAGTTTTTGGATTCCGATATTTTAAAGCCGGACTTTGTTGAAGTTGCACCGGAGAATTGGATGGGTATTGGAGGACACTGGAAACAGGAACTCAATAAAGTTCTGGATAAATTTCCATTATACTGCCACGGACTTTCCTTATCTGTAGGAAGCCCTGAAGGTATTGATATAGATTTTGTAAAAAAAGTAAAAACTTTTTTGGATGATACCCAAGCCGTACTTTATTCTGAACATCTTACTTTTTCAAAGGTGGATAATGCTCATTTATATGATCTGCTTCCGATTCCTTTTACACAGGAAGCTGTGGAAAGAGTTTCTGAAAATATTATCAAAGTACAGGATCTGCTGGGAAGAAGGCTCATTCTTGAAAATGGAAGTTATTATACGGTTTTAAAAGCTGAAATGACTGAAGAGGATTTTATTAATGAGATCGTAAAAAAAACAGACTGCGAACTGCTTTTAGACGTTAATAATGTGTATGTAAATGCCTTTAACCATCAATATGATGCTTCTGAATTTATATCAAAAATGCCCTTAAATAAGGTGAAATATATTCATATGGCAGGTCATTATCAAGTGGATGAGAAGCTTATTATTGATACCCATGGCGCGGCTATTATTGATCCGGTCTTTGAACTCTTTAGCTATACAATGAGTAAACTAAAAAGAGAAGTTCCCGTATTATTGGAAAGAGATTTTAATATCCCGGAACTTGCCTCACTGCAAAATGAGATAGAAAAACTTAAGTGCATTAAGAGTACTGTTTTAAACCCAGAGTTGTTATGCCAAATTTGA